From the Temnothorax longispinosus isolate EJ_2023e chromosome 6, Tlon_JGU_v1, whole genome shotgun sequence genome, one window contains:
- the LOC139814159 gene encoding serine/threonine-protein phosphatase 2A regulatory subunit B'' subunit gamma-like — MDVHENMELETLLRIRILAKKPDSEESSQQSCQENSEEDEKKEDEYFQKMYQQWKGVKAKDDSTYKVIPKFYFKLPKEDEILPQKLREETRALFLQRRSRQLLDNNELKALWILLDKHHSPPLSGDEQLINYEDFKKVGKLAGAKCSPYFTAVVFAKLQQGDPHGRISIMALFNYVMRKVWLHQTRIGLSLYDITGQGYLRESDLENYILELIPTLPQLEGLEKSFHSFYVCTAVRKFLFFLDPLRTGRVRIQDILACSFLDDLLELRDEDLPKDLQEANWFSAPSALKVYGQYLNLDRDHNGMLNKEELAGYGTGTLTGVFLERVFQECLTYEGEMDYKTYLDFVLALENRHEPQSLHYFFRILDINNRGYLDTFCLNYFFRAIQEQMTMHGQEPVSFEDVKDEIFDMVKPADPCKITLQDLLSCGQGDTMISILIEFHGFWAYENREAMAADNGDESSHV; from the exons ATGGACGTTCACGAGAACATGGAGCTAGAAACGCTGTTGCGCATCCGCATTTTGGCAAAGAAAC CGGATTCTGAGGAGAGTTCTCAACAGAGTTGTCAAGAGAATTCTGAGGAGgatgaaaagaaagaggatGAATACTTTCAGAAGATGTATCAGCAGTGGAAGGGCGTGAAGGCGAAGGACGATTCCACTTACAAAGTCATACCAAAGTTCTACTTCAAG CTGCCGAAAGAAGACGAGATTCTACCGCAGAAATTACGGGAAGAAACGCGTGCTTTATTCCTCCAGAGGCGTTCGCGACAATTGCTCGACAATAATGAACTGAAGGCGCTCTGGATCTTATTGGACAAGCATCACAGTCCACCTTTGTCGGGTGAcgagcaattaattaattacgaagACTTTAAGAAAGTGGGCAAACTGGCAGGAGCAAAGTGCAGCCCGTACTTTACCGCGGTCGTTTTCGCCAAGCTCCAGCAAGGAGATCCACATGGTAGAATTAGCATCATGGCCCTGTTTAATTATGTCATGCGAAAAGTTTGGTTGCACCAAACAAGAATCGGGCTTTCTTTGTATGATATTACGGGACAGGGCTACCTGAGAGAGTCG GACTTGGAGAATTACATCTTAGAACTAATTCCAACGCTGCCGCAGCTCGAAGGCCTGGAAAAGTCGTTCCATTCGTTTTACGTGTGCACAGCAGTCAGGAAATTTCTATTCTTCTTAGACCCACTGCGAACTGGACGAGTTCGCATTCAGGACATTTTAGCGTGCAGCTTTCTGGATGATCTTTTAGAATTGAGAGACGAGGATTTGCCCAAAGATTTGCAAGAAGCGAACTGGTTCAGCGCGCCTTCGGCGCTTAAAGTGTACGGGCAATATCTCAATTTAGACAGGGATCACAACGGGATGTTGAACAAAGAGGAACTCGCTGGATACGGCACCGGTACTTTAACCGGCGTCTTTCTCGAGAGAGTGTTTCAAGAATGCCTGACGTACGAAGGCGAGATGGACTACAAGACGTATCTGGATTTCGTTTTGGCATTGGAGAATCGACACGAGCCGCAGAGTCTTCATTATTTCTTTCGCATTCTCGACATTAACAATCGCGGTTACTTGGATACCTTTTGCCTAAACTATTTCTTCAGG GCTATACAAGAGCAGATGACGATGCACGGGCAAGAACCTGTTAGTTTCGAAGATGTCAAAGACGAGATATTCGATATGGTGAAGCCAGCAGATCCGTGCAAAATTACGCTGCAGGATTTACTGTCTTG CGGACAAGGCGACACGATGATCAGTATCTTGATCGAATTCCACGGCTTTTGGGCGTACGAAAATCGCGAAGCCATGGCGGCTGATAACGGGGACGAGTCGTCCCATGTATGA